A part of Paraliobacillus zengyii genomic DNA contains:
- a CDS encoding glycogen synthase: protein MVHDILFVASECTPFVKTGGLADVVGSLPQALNQNKNINVCVILPLYQEVIDKWQDELEEVASVFVPVGWRDQEASLYKLTHQDIVYYFIGNDYYFTRKGVYGYYDDGERFVFFCQAVIDAIPKLEFQPTILHAHDWQAGLALAFAKIQQPIKDIKTVFTIHNIKYQGIMQIDAYNDLFNLPADHISGLEWNGLINCMKAGLFHADKITTVSPSYADEIKTPYYGEGLYPLLNDRHNDLVGIINGIDLNEYDPMTDPHLPYNYAYSRLKKKKNKKYIQEKLGLPIDEEIPLYIMVTRLVEQKGLHLVEAIIDTFLQENVQFVLLGTGDYSFENYFYHAAERNKDKLVSYLSFDEGLARQLYAASDFFVMPSLFEPCGLSQLIALQYKSIPIVRETGGLKDTVTAYNEITRAGNGFSFSNYNAHELLDVLRYSLDIYLDPDQWASLLKNSNKSQFGWTDSSHAYADLYQTLVEDT, encoded by the coding sequence ATGGTTCATGATATTTTATTTGTTGCTTCTGAGTGTACCCCTTTTGTGAAAACAGGCGGTTTAGCAGATGTGGTTGGCTCCTTGCCACAGGCGCTCAATCAAAATAAAAACATAAACGTGTGCGTTATCCTGCCACTTTATCAAGAAGTTATCGATAAGTGGCAGGATGAATTAGAAGAAGTTGCCTCTGTTTTTGTACCAGTTGGTTGGCGTGATCAGGAGGCAAGTCTCTATAAATTAACCCACCAAGATATCGTCTATTATTTCATTGGAAACGACTACTACTTTACCCGTAAAGGTGTCTATGGATATTATGACGATGGGGAACGCTTTGTTTTTTTCTGTCAAGCTGTAATCGACGCGATTCCAAAACTAGAATTCCAGCCCACCATTCTTCACGCCCATGACTGGCAAGCAGGTTTAGCACTAGCATTCGCAAAAATCCAGCAACCCATTAAGGACATAAAGACTGTCTTCACGATCCACAATATTAAGTATCAAGGTATCATGCAAATCGATGCCTACAACGATCTATTCAATTTACCAGCTGATCATATTAGTGGATTGGAATGGAATGGTCTAATAAATTGCATGAAAGCTGGCCTTTTTCATGCTGATAAAATTACGACCGTAAGCCCGAGCTATGCCGACGAAATTAAAACACCATATTACGGAGAAGGACTCTATCCACTTTTGAATGATCGTCATAACGATTTAGTTGGTATTATTAATGGCATTGACTTAAATGAATATGATCCAATGACCGACCCGCACCTTCCCTACAATTATGCGTATTCACGACTAAAGAAAAAAAAGAATAAAAAATACATCCAGGAAAAATTAGGCCTCCCGATTGATGAGGAAATACCATTATATATTATGGTCACCAGATTAGTCGAACAAAAGGGGCTTCATTTAGTCGAGGCGATCATTGATACATTTTTACAAGAAAATGTGCAATTTGTCTTATTAGGCACTGGAGATTATTCATTCGAAAACTATTTCTACCATGCTGCAGAAAGGAATAAAGATAAATTAGTGTCCTATTTAAGCTTTGATGAAGGCTTAGCACGACAACTCTATGCTGCAAGTGATTTTTTTGTCATGCCTTCTTTGTTCGAACCATGTGGCTTGTCTCAACTGATCGCCTTGCAATATAAATCTATTCCCATTGTAAGAGAAACGGGAGGCTTAAAAGATACCGTAACGGCTTATAATGAAATAACAAGAGCTGGAAACGGATTTAGTTTCTCCAATTATAATGCACACGAATTGTTAGACGTCTTGCGCTATTCCTTAGATATCTATCTTGATCCAGATCAATGGGCTTCCTTACTAAAAAACAGTAACAAAAGTCAATTTGGCTGGACAGATTCCAGTCATGCATATGCTGATCTATATCAAACGTTAGTTGAGGATACGTAA
- the glgD gene encoding glucose-1-phosphate adenylyltransferase subunit GlgD, protein MDTMMGLINLEHEQDFLDELTYFRSGASVPFAGRYRLIDFTLSNMVRSNIQEVAVFARSKYRSLMDHLGSGADWDLDRRHGGLFILPPDWNDPTDISKGDLKHFHNNIDYFKRGKSDYVLISGSQFISNTVYHDLFQFHLERKADVTLLTTTYENLLPEHGACMKVDKDADAWVTGLSNDSKNPCVFTGVYVLHRDLLLQLVDECIAHYKGHFFLDGIKANLDRLHIQSYQYDGYSAIVNSVSSYYRNNMALLDDKAYKKLFFTGEHVLTKVGNQAPTTYHDQADVTNSLIATGCEINGEVANSILFRGVKVNARAVIKNSIIMQRCIIEDGAHLENVILDKDVTITNDQALHGAKEQPFVIAKRRKV, encoded by the coding sequence ATGGACACAATGATGGGTTTAATTAATTTAGAGCATGAACAAGATTTCTTAGATGAATTAACCTATTTTCGCAGTGGGGCTTCTGTACCGTTCGCTGGACGTTACCGCTTAATTGATTTCACTTTATCTAATATGGTCCGCTCCAACATTCAAGAAGTTGCCGTTTTTGCTAGAAGTAAATACCGCTCCCTTATGGACCATCTTGGGTCTGGAGCAGATTGGGACTTAGATAGACGACATGGCGGTCTATTTATACTCCCACCAGATTGGAACGATCCGACCGATATTTCTAAAGGAGATTTAAAACATTTCCACAACAACATCGATTATTTTAAACGTGGGAAATCAGACTATGTCTTAATAAGTGGAAGTCAATTCATTTCAAATACAGTTTATCATGATCTTTTCCAGTTCCACCTTGAAAGAAAAGCAGATGTAACACTTTTAACAACAACTTACGAAAATTTGCTCCCAGAACATGGAGCTTGCATGAAGGTAGACAAAGATGCGGATGCATGGGTAACAGGTCTTTCAAATGATAGCAAGAACCCTTGTGTTTTCACTGGGGTTTATGTCCTACACAGGGATCTCTTACTCCAACTGGTTGATGAATGTATTGCCCATTACAAAGGTCATTTCTTTTTGGATGGGATAAAAGCAAATTTAGATCGACTACACATACAGTCTTATCAATATGATGGTTACAGTGCAATTGTTAACTCTGTATCGAGTTATTATCGAAATAATATGGCTTTACTTGATGATAAAGCCTATAAAAAATTATTTTTTACTGGGGAACATGTATTGACTAAGGTTGGGAATCAGGCACCAACAACGTACCATGATCAAGCAGACGTCACAAATTCTTTAATTGCAACCGGTTGTGAGATTAATGGAGAAGTAGCTAACAGTATTTTATTTCGCGGTGTCAAAGTTAACGCACGAGCCGTGATTAAGAATTCTATCATTATGCAACGTTGCATCATTGAAGATGGTGCCCACTTGGAAAATGTGATTTTAGATAAAGATGTAACGATAACAAATGATCAAGCACTTCACGGCGCCAAAGAACAACCTTTCGTGATCGCAAAGAGAAGAAAAGTTTAA